Proteins from a genomic interval of Stenotrophomonas sp. 24(2023):
- a CDS encoding M20/M25/M40 family metallo-hydrolase, with the protein MLAMALALGGTAAAEQRETVDLAMVGKIRQEAFNRSQVMDTFSYLTERIGPRLTNSPAMGRANAWTRGKFNAWKLDNVHDEAFDGFGRGWEFTAASVELLGERVQPLHALPKAWTPGTHGPVEGELVQVDIKKPEDIEKYRGTLRGKILLLGEAREYKRGTEPDSHRHDATSLEGLQAFTVPKDTDAAADRAKRVKEFNERQALTAKVNAFFVEEGALASISISGWDNGIIRVAGGGSRKAGESVGIPELAMISEHFNPLVRALKDKQPVRLRVDVAARFTDETDQPGYNTLAEIRGSSKPDEVVMIGAHMDSWHSGTGAADNAAGVAVMMEAMRILKATGAKPRRTIRVALWSGEEQGLIGSQAYVAKHFAQFPEPTDAAQKALPASLRDPTGALVKTRDYGKFQVYFNMDNGSGRFRGIYAQENLAAMPIFEAWLAPFHDVGATTVATRNTGSTDHISFDRVGLPGFQFIQDRLDYFSNVHHSHLDTWDHAEPEDLKQAAAIVASFAYHAAMREQPFPRKGEPQP; encoded by the coding sequence TCGGCAAGATCCGCCAGGAAGCCTTCAACCGCTCGCAGGTGATGGATACCTTCAGCTACCTCACCGAGCGCATCGGGCCGCGGCTGACCAATTCGCCGGCCATGGGCCGCGCCAATGCCTGGACGCGCGGCAAGTTCAACGCATGGAAGCTGGACAACGTGCATGACGAAGCCTTCGATGGCTTCGGCCGCGGCTGGGAGTTCACCGCCGCCAGCGTGGAACTGCTGGGCGAGCGCGTGCAGCCGCTGCATGCGCTGCCCAAGGCATGGACGCCTGGCACCCACGGCCCGGTCGAGGGTGAGCTGGTGCAGGTGGACATCAAGAAGCCCGAGGACATCGAGAAGTACCGCGGCACGCTGCGCGGCAAGATCCTGCTGCTGGGTGAAGCGCGCGAGTACAAGCGTGGTACCGAGCCGGATTCGCACCGCCACGATGCCACCTCGCTGGAAGGCCTGCAGGCCTTCACCGTGCCCAAGGACACCGACGCGGCTGCCGACCGCGCCAAGCGGGTGAAGGAATTCAACGAGCGCCAGGCACTGACCGCCAAGGTCAATGCCTTCTTCGTGGAAGAAGGCGCGCTGGCCTCGATCAGCATCAGCGGCTGGGACAACGGCATCATCCGCGTGGCCGGTGGTGGCTCGCGCAAGGCCGGCGAGTCGGTGGGCATCCCGGAACTGGCGATGATTTCCGAGCACTTCAATCCGCTGGTGCGCGCGCTGAAGGACAAGCAGCCGGTGCGCCTGCGCGTGGACGTGGCCGCCCGCTTCACCGATGAAACCGACCAGCCCGGCTACAACACGCTGGCCGAGATCCGTGGCAGCAGCAAGCCCGATGAAGTGGTGATGATCGGTGCCCACATGGATTCCTGGCACAGCGGCACCGGCGCGGCCGACAACGCGGCCGGCGTGGCGGTGATGATGGAGGCCATGCGCATCCTCAAGGCCACCGGCGCCAAGCCCCGGCGCACCATCCGTGTGGCGCTGTGGAGCGGTGAGGAGCAGGGCCTGATCGGCTCGCAGGCTTATGTGGCCAAGCACTTCGCGCAGTTCCCCGAACCCACCGATGCGGCGCAGAAGGCGCTGCCGGCCTCGCTGCGCGACCCGACCGGCGCGCTGGTGAAGACCCGCGACTACGGCAAGTTCCAGGTGTACTTCAACATGGACAACGGCTCGGGCCGCTTCCGTGGCATCTACGCGCAGGAAAACCTGGCCGCCATGCCGATCTTCGAAGCGTGGCTGGCCCCGTTCCATGATGTGGGCGCCACCACCGTGGCCACCCGTAATACCGGCAGCACCGACCACATCAGCTTCGACCGCGTCGGCCTGCCGGGCTTCCAGTTCATCCAGGACCGCCTGGACTACTTCAGCAATGTCCACCACAGCCACCTGGACACCTGGGACCACGCCGAACCGGAAGACCTGAAGCAGGCGGCGGCCATCGTGGCCTCGTTCGCCTACCATGCGGCGATGCGCGAGCAGCCGTTCCCGCGCAAGGGCGAGCCGCAGCCCTGA